The Spartobacteria bacterium DNA segment TCAGCAAGCCGCCATAGAGGGAATCGAAAGAGGCGAATGGGCCTTTTATGTAACGAACGGCGGGAAAGCAGCATGGGTCGTCATTGCAAAAAGCGCCCAGGGAAATAAGTACCTGAAAACAGAAGCTGACGGAGAACAGCCAAACAATTTACTAAGCCTGCCCGAGTGCCCCCCCTAGTGAACGGGGAAATGAGGAGCGCAGTCATTTTTCGTCGAGTCATTTTATCTCGTAAGGTAATCTTACGAGTATGATCGACTACATCGACCTATAAGCGGGATGCTCTGCCCAATAGTTTTCCACAGTATGGAAAACTTTTCCGAGATTTTTCCACGCTATGGAAAAATATTTTCCACACTGTGGAAAAACAGGGCCATTTTTTCCACACAATGGAAAAACTTTCAGCGATTTTTCCAC contains these protein-coding regions:
- a CDS encoding DUF3892 domain-containing protein, giving the protein MASQHEVKCINKSDRFNPHERILFIGGLNASGTRWKLSQQAAIEGIERGEWAFYVTNGGKAAWVVIAKSAQGNKYLKTEADGEQPNNLLSLPECPP